A portion of the Oxynema aestuarii AP17 genome contains these proteins:
- a CDS encoding type II toxin-antitoxin system VapC family toxin, protein MMVIDTSAIAAILFDEPERADFISKNQVDFAALAWRNYGKGRHPAGLNCGDCFAYALAKATGEPLLFKGADFSQTDIAMC, encoded by the coding sequence TTGATGGTTATCGATACATCGGCGATCGCCGCAATTTTGTTTGACGAACCAGAACGGGCGGATTTTATTAGCAAAAATCAGGTGGATTTTGCCGCTTTAGCTTGGCGAAATTATGGCAAAGGTCGGCATCCTGCGGGACTAAACTGTGGGGACTGCTTTGCTTATGCTCTGGCTAAGGCTACAGGGGAGCCACTGCTGTTTAAAGGGGCTGATTTCTCTCAAACTGATATTGCGATGTGTTGA
- a CDS encoding DUF29 domain-containing protein produces the protein MKSTLTLYDTDYQLWLEQTIAQLQTHDFSHIDLENLIEEIKSLGKRDKRAICSYLMRLCEHLLKVKYWEQERETCIRGWRLEIRNFRLQIQLILKDSPSLKNYLQENFIQEYQNGRKLFLDATGFNSEIVPEDPCFTLEQVLDENWLP, from the coding sequence ATGAAATCAACATTAACCTTATACGATACAGACTATCAACTTTGGTTGGAACAAACGATCGCCCAGTTGCAAACCCACGATTTCAGCCATATCGACCTAGAGAATTTGATTGAAGAGATAAAAAGTTTGGGCAAAAGAGACAAACGGGCTATTTGTAGCTACCTCATGCGACTGTGCGAACACTTGCTCAAAGTCAAATATTGGGAACAAGAACGAGAAACTTGTATTCGAGGCTGGAGATTAGAGATTAGAAATTTTCGCTTGCAGATTCAACTCATCCTCAAAGATAGTCCCAGTCTCAAAAACTATCTCCAGGAAAACTTTATTCAGGAATATCAGAATGGGCGGAAACTATTTCTCGATGCCACAGGTTTCAATTCAGAGATCGTTCCTGAAGACCCTTGCTTCACTCTAGAGCAAGTTCTGGATGAAAATTGGCTACCGTAG
- a CDS encoding glycosyltransferase family 4 protein, whose product MKIWIVNHYATSPERGSSTRHYSLAKELVKLGHQVTIIAAQTHHLVNSQYRHSPAVRLIEPDKKEGVNFLFLPTPIYKKNGISRLWNMLYFTWQVLQLPQELNTEVPDIVIGSSVHLFAVWAAERLANRFHVPFFFEVRDLWPQTLIDMKVLGKYHPLSIIFRLLEKYLYKKADKIITLLPYANEYIIQHGGHSKIIEYLPNGVELDKFKLISKNSKNTENFTVMYLGSHGKANALDTLIEAAARLDQREFYWRFIGEGPQKKLLQSKIEKLSLKNVKLEKKIKRKEVPQTMEEADILVLNLLDLNIYKYGISLNKLFEYLASSKPIVFGCAARNNPVAEANAGITVPPEDPNAMADAIKTLASLSPQERLEMGQRGRAYVEKYHSYQSLGKRLNTLIEEMVS is encoded by the coding sequence ATGAAAATTTGGATCGTTAACCATTATGCGACCTCTCCGGAAAGAGGATCAAGTACTCGTCATTATTCATTAGCAAAAGAATTGGTCAAGCTAGGTCATCAAGTAACTATTATCGCTGCTCAGACCCATCATTTAGTAAATTCTCAATATCGTCACTCCCCAGCAGTTAGATTAATTGAGCCTGATAAAAAAGAAGGTGTCAATTTTCTTTTTTTGCCGACACCTATATATAAAAAAAATGGCATTAGCCGTTTGTGGAATATGTTGTACTTTACATGGCAAGTTTTACAGTTACCGCAAGAGTTAAATACAGAAGTACCGGATATAGTGATTGGTTCCTCTGTTCATCTTTTTGCGGTCTGGGCTGCTGAAAGACTTGCCAATCGCTTCCATGTACCTTTTTTCTTTGAAGTTCGAGACCTATGGCCTCAAACATTAATAGATATGAAAGTCCTTGGAAAATATCATCCATTATCTATTATTTTTAGACTATTAGAAAAGTATTTATATAAGAAAGCAGATAAAATCATAACTTTACTTCCCTATGCAAATGAATATATTATTCAACATGGGGGTCATTCAAAAATTATTGAGTATTTACCAAATGGGGTCGAATTAGACAAATTTAAATTGATCTCAAAAAACTCTAAAAATACTGAAAATTTCACAGTGATGTATTTAGGTTCTCATGGAAAAGCAAATGCTCTAGATACATTAATTGAAGCAGCAGCAAGATTAGACCAAAGAGAATTTTACTGGCGCTTTATTGGAGAAGGTCCTCAAAAGAAACTACTACAATCAAAAATCGAAAAACTGAGCTTAAAAAACGTAAAACTAGAGAAAAAAATCAAACGCAAAGAAGTGCCTCAAACAATGGAAGAGGCAGATATTCTTGTCTTGAATCTTCTTGATTTAAATATTTACAAATATGGCATTAGTTTAAATAAACTATTCGAGTATTTGGCATCAAGCAAGCCTATAGTTTTTGGCTGCGCTGCTCGTAATAACCCTGTAGCAGAAGCTAATGCTGGTATTACAGTCCCTCCGGAAGATCCAAACGCAATGGCTGATGCGATAAAAACACTGGCATCCCTCTCACCACAAGAACGATTAGAAATGGGTCAAAGAGGTCGTGCTTATGTGGAGAAATATCATAGTTATCAATCGTTGGGAAAAAGACTGAATACCTTAATAGAGGAAATGGTTTCATAA
- the wecB gene encoding non-hydrolyzing UDP-N-acetylglucosamine 2-epimerase, whose product MMKLLTIVGARPQFIKAASVSRAIEQYNQSLYQLTIHEVLVHTGQHYDQNMSDVFFSEMQISQPNYHLGIGGSSHGAMTGRMLEKIEEVILQEKPDVVLVYGDTNSTLAGALAAVKLHIPVAHVEAGLRSFNMKMPEEVNRVLTDQISKWLFCPTETAVKNLQNEGIVERTQALITNVGDVMYDAVLFYRKIAKPTDKISSLIDELSGNFYLATVHRAENTDDPVRFSNIMDALNTISETTPVVLPLHPRTRKLLGSDYSSKVRRMDPVGYFDMITLLSHCQGVFTDSGGLQKEAFFFRKPCVTLREETEWVELVTSGLNILVGSHQDAILNSEKKVKKLASFTQDTDFQYLYGDGTAADKIIKVLLGSA is encoded by the coding sequence ATGATGAAACTCTTAACTATCGTTGGTGCTAGACCACAGTTTATTAAAGCGGCATCAGTTTCGCGAGCTATTGAGCAATATAATCAAAGCCTGTACCAACTAACTATACATGAGGTTCTCGTACATACAGGTCAGCACTACGACCAGAATATGTCAGATGTATTTTTTTCAGAGATGCAAATATCTCAGCCTAACTACCATCTAGGAATTGGTGGGAGTTCACATGGTGCCATGACTGGGCGAATGCTGGAAAAAATTGAGGAGGTGATTCTCCAAGAAAAACCTGATGTGGTTCTGGTCTATGGAGATACTAACTCCACTCTAGCAGGCGCTCTAGCAGCAGTCAAGCTACATATTCCTGTTGCTCATGTGGAAGCAGGGCTACGCTCTTTTAATATGAAGATGCCAGAAGAAGTCAATCGAGTGTTAACTGACCAGATTTCTAAGTGGTTATTTTGTCCTACGGAGACTGCTGTTAAAAATTTACAGAATGAAGGCATAGTCGAAAGAACACAAGCCCTAATCACCAATGTCGGGGATGTGATGTATGATGCGGTTTTGTTTTACCGCAAAATTGCCAAACCCACGGATAAGATATCGTCACTGATTGATGAACTGAGCGGCAATTTTTATTTAGCAACAGTGCATAGAGCAGAAAATACTGACGACCCAGTTCGTTTTAGTAACATCATGGATGCTCTCAACACCATTTCCGAAACTACTCCTGTAGTTTTGCCATTACATCCTCGAACTCGTAAGCTACTGGGAAGTGATTATAGCTCTAAAGTTAGGAGAATGGACCCAGTAGGTTATTTTGATATGATTACTCTGCTATCTCACTGCCAAGGAGTATTTACTGATAGCGGTGGATTACAAAAAGAAGCATTTTTTTTTCGTAAGCCCTGCGTGACATTGCGAGAGGAAACAGAATGGGTAGAATTAGTTACATCGGGGTTAAATATTCTTGTTGGCTCCCATCAAGACGCGATTCTTAATTCGGAAAAGAAAGTAAAAAAACTGGCATCCTTTACACAGGATACAGATTTTCAATATTTATATGGTGATGGGACGGCAGCAGACAAAATCATTAAAGTATTACTGGGAAGTGCATGA
- a CDS encoding aminotransferase class I/II-fold pyridoxal phosphate-dependent enzyme, whose translation MGDSELEFVKEAFDTNWIAPVGPHVDAFEQEFCQVVGTSHAAALSSGTAALHLALRLIGIEPGDEVFCSTLTFIATASPITYLGAKPIFIDSDRTSWNMNPDLLQEALDHRAKTGKLPKAVVLVHLYGQSADIDAILEICNYYNIPLIEDAAEALGATYKGRSPGTFGKIGIYSFNGNKIITTSGGGMLVSEAPDLVAKARFLATQARDPAPHYQHSEIGYNYRLSNVLAGIGRGQLQVLRDRVNARRHNFEVYQQALGRLPGIEFMPEAAFGRSTRWLTCLTIDPKAFGCDREQVRLALAEQQIEARPVWKPLHLQPVFAGCECIGGEVAEYLFETGLCLPSGSNLTPEELERVIEVVKGLKN comes from the coding sequence ATGGGTGACTCCGAACTCGAATTTGTCAAAGAAGCCTTTGACACCAACTGGATCGCCCCAGTCGGTCCCCATGTAGATGCCTTCGAGCAAGAATTTTGCCAAGTCGTCGGCACTTCCCACGCTGCTGCTCTCAGTTCTGGCACGGCTGCCCTGCATCTTGCCCTCCGACTGATTGGCATTGAACCTGGGGATGAAGTTTTTTGCTCTACCCTTACCTTTATTGCCACTGCCAGTCCGATTACCTACCTAGGCGCAAAACCTATTTTTATTGACAGCGATCGCACCTCCTGGAATATGAATCCAGACTTACTCCAAGAAGCCCTAGACCACCGGGCTAAAACGGGCAAACTCCCCAAAGCAGTGGTACTCGTCCATCTCTACGGACAAAGTGCTGACATTGACGCCATTCTAGAAATCTGCAACTACTATAATATCCCTCTCATCGAAGATGCCGCAGAAGCCCTCGGCGCAACCTATAAAGGACGATCTCCTGGAACGTTTGGCAAAATTGGCATCTATTCCTTCAACGGCAACAAAATCATCACCACCTCTGGCGGTGGGATGCTCGTTTCCGAAGCCCCCGACCTAGTTGCTAAAGCCCGTTTCCTAGCAACCCAAGCCCGCGACCCTGCCCCTCATTACCAACATTCAGAAATCGGCTATAACTATCGCCTCAGCAATGTTCTCGCTGGAATTGGTCGGGGTCAGTTGCAGGTTTTGAGAGACCGTGTAAATGCCAGACGCCATAACTTTGAAGTTTACCAACAGGCTTTAGGCAGATTACCCGGAATCGAGTTCATGCCGGAAGCTGCTTTTGGCAGATCAACTCGCTGGCTAACTTGTCTGACTATAGACCCAAAAGCATTTGGATGCGATCGCGAACAAGTCCGCCTAGCCCTCGCCGAACAGCAAATCGAAGCGCGTCCCGTTTGGAAACCCCTGCACCTACAACCCGTGTTTGCTGGATGTGAATGTATTGGGGGTGAAGTTGCAGAATACTTATTTGAAACTGGCTTATGCTTGCCCTCTGGCTCTAATTTAACGCCAGAAGAGCTAGAGCGAGTGATTGAGGTGGTTAAAGGATTGAAGAACTGA
- a CDS encoding acetyltransferase, translated as MNIYLYGCGGHAKVILDILLKQQRSVTAFVDDNPPAGIEQIHGVPIYLASQLLPTVSLHSQWIVCIGNNRIRQKIAQKLNDRGFSFTTAVHPSAKIALGVDIAPGTVVMANAVINTDTKIGHHVIINTGATIDHDCIIGDYCHIAPGCSLCGQVQLDKGVFLGVGSSVCPSVEIEEHTTCGAGSVVVKSLPSNCLAYGCPAKIIQNNYSQ; from the coding sequence TTGAACATCTATCTCTATGGTTGTGGCGGACACGCCAAAGTTATATTAGATATCCTGCTAAAACAACAAAGGTCTGTCACAGCATTTGTTGATGACAATCCTCCTGCTGGAATTGAGCAAATTCATGGAGTCCCTATTTACCTAGCTTCACAACTCCTACCCACTGTTTCGCTTCATAGTCAGTGGATTGTTTGTATTGGCAATAACCGCATTCGCCAAAAGATTGCTCAAAAACTAAACGATCGAGGTTTTTCTTTTACAACGGCTGTTCATCCTTCAGCTAAAATCGCTTTAGGCGTAGATATTGCTCCTGGTACTGTGGTAATGGCGAATGCTGTAATCAATACTGACACTAAGATTGGGCATCACGTTATTATTAATACTGGAGCTACAATTGACCACGATTGTATCATTGGTGATTACTGCCACATCGCCCCAGGCTGCTCTCTTTGCGGTCAAGTTCAGCTAGACAAGGGCGTATTCTTAGGAGTTGGTAGTAGTGTTTGCCCTTCGGTTGAAATCGAAGAACATACCACTTGTGGCGCTGGCTCCGTTGTTGTTAAATCTCTACCTTCTAATTGTTTAGCTTACGGCTGCCCAGCTAAAATTATCCAGAATAACTACTCACAGTAA
- a CDS encoding sugar transferase: MSEVKNKKQLSRCIKWIIDRALSLLSFFLLSPLMLVMIIAIYLCMGYPIFFAQQRPGKDEQIFTFYKFRTMSNERDSDGNLLPDEKRLTAIGQFLRQTSLDELPQLWNVLKGDMSFVGPRPLLVAYLNRYNSEQARRHEVKPGITGWAQVNGRNAISWEEKFKLDVWYVDNWSLWLDLKIIFLTVIKVFKREGISAANHVTMSEFQGNRSSTK; encoded by the coding sequence ATGAGTGAAGTAAAAAACAAAAAGCAGTTGTCCCGTTGTATAAAATGGATTATAGATAGAGCCTTATCCCTATTATCGTTTTTCCTGCTGTCTCCTTTAATGCTAGTCATGATAATTGCTATCTACCTATGCATGGGTTATCCAATTTTCTTTGCACAACAAAGACCTGGGAAAGATGAGCAAATTTTTACTTTCTATAAATTCAGAACTATGAGTAATGAGCGGGATTCTGACGGCAACCTTCTTCCTGACGAGAAACGCCTGACAGCCATCGGCCAATTTCTTCGCCAGACCAGTCTCGACGAACTCCCCCAACTTTGGAATGTTTTAAAAGGGGATATGAGCTTTGTTGGCCCACGTCCCCTACTGGTAGCCTACTTAAATCGCTACAACAGCGAACAAGCCCGTCGCCATGAAGTCAAACCAGGGATTACTGGCTGGGCGCAGGTGAATGGACGGAATGCAATAAGCTGGGAAGAAAAGTTTAAACTAGATGTCTGGTATGTTGACAATTGGAGCCTCTGGCTAGACCTAAAAATTATATTTTTAACGGTTATTAAAGTATTCAAACGTGAAGGGATATCAGCAGCCAACCACGTCACTATGAGTGAGTTTCAAGGCAATCGTTCCTCAACAAAATAG
- a CDS encoding type II toxin-antitoxin system VapB family antitoxin has product MNIKDPDVHAMTKELANLTGLSLTAAVKMAVERALIQARAEHQRPKSRSIERNLTEISLRCAALPDGDRRSMDEILGYDEFGLPS; this is encoded by the coding sequence ATGAACATTAAAGACCCTGATGTCCATGCAATGACTAAGGAATTAGCCAACCTGACTGGGCTGAGTCTGACCGCAGCAGTGAAGATGGCGGTGGAACGGGCATTAATTCAAGCCAGAGCCGAACACCAGCGGCCAAAGTCTCGCTCTATTGAGCGGAATCTGACTGAGATTTCTTTGCGCTGTGCGGCTTTACCAGATGGCGATCGCCGCAGTATGGACGAGATTCTCGGTTACGATGAGTTTGGCTTGCCGTCTTGA